The genomic window ATCCTCAGCTTTCTGGCTCCTACTGCTCTGACTGCATTTCAGTGCACCAAACTGGTTCCTCCACATCCCACAGGCAAATTTAGGTCAAAGGGCTGTTCCACTGAGGAAGGATCAAAATTCCATGTTGTTCTCTCTCTAAGAGCTCCTGTGCTGTCAGAGGGGACACTCATGTTGTGACTGTTTCACAGCCAGACAGCAAGAGAAGGGACTGAAGTGCATCCAAAACTTGCAGTGTTAGGCAAGAGTCTTGTGACTGCCAACTTCAAAACTGGTatgtaactttatttttctctctttccttccatcCCCGGAAACTCCAGAGGAAGGAGAGTGGTCTAATCAGAGACATCAGTATTCCAGAGCAGGCTGCCTGGCCCCATATTTCTGgacacctccctgtgccaggtcTGAGGGCCACTGCAAACCTTCATTTGACAATACTGAGAACTTCTGAGGTGCCAACCACAACAGAAACGGCTTCACTTCCTCTTCTTTGTTTCACACAACTGGGGTTTGCATGGCTTGTCTTGGGCTCTGATTATGGGAAATGAGGCACAAAGTACCAGAACACATCAGTGCCCTCTGCAGAAGCCTCTGTAGTTCCCACTGGCACCAACTGGCCACCCCATACCACACCACACCACATTGGGCTCAGCAATAAAACCTTCCCAACAAAGGTGGACACAGAGACCATCAACTTAcatttgcttctgtttcttaGATAACAACACTGCCATCAAGAGATGAACTAGGAGAAGACTTCTCAGTACAAGTGTGTGCATGACCGGAAAAGGAGAGAACTTCCTCCTGAAGGTTTGAGAGATGAAGCTCTGAGTTGTCCCAGCCCAGAGTGTCATTGTAAGaacagcagagggaggagagaggcaCAAGGGGCACCAAGAATggcagaaaatataatttatgcTGACTTGAATTTGCCTGAATCAGCCACACCCAGAGTGCAGCAGGTCTCTGATGTCCCAGGTAGGTCACTTGGTGTGCTCTGAGCTTTCTTTGCATCCTTCAGTCTCTCTCCCACATATTCTGAAAGAGTGCCTTGGAGCACCAAAGCCCCAAAGAGCACCAGGGAAATGAGAGGATCAGTGCTGGGAGAAATGGGCAGGTGGGGTGGGCATAGACATATCATTTAACTTGGTTATTTCTATTTGAAGTTCTTCTACAGTTCTAATaagattttcatgttttcccgCCTATGCCTTTTGAGGAAACCCTTACCAACTGTTTTCTTGTCTGTCTTCACTGAATTTGTGACCAATATTTCCCAGATACCATCTCTACCTTACAGAAAAGAGCTCAAAACACAGgtttctgtctttgtttctttttcctctagTATGCTGTTTTTAACTTGATAGTCCATCAGATGCAATGTTCTCAAAATACTGACATTAATTCCATAAGCCAGCAGAATGTATTTAAATCCAGAAAACCTCAATTCTGTGTGCTGAGAGAACCAAAGGATTCCTTCTGTCAGGAAGACTTTGAGTGTTTCACAAATGTGAAGCATCTTATCTGTTATTTTCTATCCACTTTGAATGGtccctctccttttctccttctcagcatcttttctttcctgctctctATTTATTATCTACAGATGTCAGTATATTTTTCACCATGTTATCACTAATTATGATAAGACCATCATTTATGATCATATTTAGCATGATCTGTAGTTTtcagattaaatattttagtCATTCCCACCATTCATGGGTAGATGAACAACCTCAGACaacatttaacatttttctcCACTTTTATTTAGATTTACAATGTGTATGTCAAATTTGTTATTGTCTGCACTATTCCTGCCTACAACACATCAGTATTTCTCAGAATGTCAGTAATTTTGGTTTCATTTAAGCTGTTTCTCATCTCTCTCCATGCTCTGTTATTTTTGCCTGGGCTCAGGTTCCACATATGCAGAACTGAAATTGAAATCTCGAGACACAAATGatgcaaaaggacacacatcAGCTGGTGAGTTTTTAGCTGCCTGAGAAACtaatatgaatttttaaaatgagaagagAGATATAGAACTGTGTGCAAGACAGGAGGATACAATTCTCTGCTTTACACCTTCAGAGAAGGGacattattattgttgttgtagttcttcttcttcttcttcttcttcttcttcttcttcttcttcttcttcttcttcttcttcttcttcttcttcttcttcttcttcttcttcttcttctcctcctctttcttctccttcttcttcctattattattattactattattattattatcatcatcattattattaccATTAGTATTAAGTGTTGCATTAATTGCAGCTAAACCCTTGTCAGCTTCTCTGGTACAGGACTGCAAGAACATTTTGGGCCACACTAAGGaatcccccagcccagctctgtgcctccAACAGCTCTGAGAAGGGAACAACTGGAGAGGGATAAGCTGAGGGTGGCCATGTCTGATACCTGCCTGGAATAGTTTCATGTGAAATCCCTCCACTTTTCTCTCAGGGACTTCTGAGGCTAATGTGATCCTATTCACACCCCCTTCTCAGTCCCACATTTTCTGCACTGCAGAGCCCCAGTCTCGGCCATCCTCAGAAACTTCTCCTGTAAACTTTTTGACATTGTGGTTGTAGAAACTGCAGGGACCATTGAAGGGAGAGGCAAATTGACAATTTATCAAACCATTTGGAGCCAAAACCATCCCTGATTTTTGatgattttccttctgaatAATTCCTAAGTTGAGAAACTGAAGGGTCATCCTCGCAGGAGATCTTCAAAACTTTACTGTGCCTGGCCctggccaccctgctctggcCAGCACTGTTTGAGCAGGGCAGTTGGATGTGGTGATATGAGAATGTCATTTCAATCTAAACCATTCTGGGGCTGTGAGGTCGGTCAGGGCAGCCAAGCTCACTGACAGTTTACAGGTCTCCTCtagaagctgattttttttaaattttgaattcACATTAGTTCCGTTACTTTCTAGTCCCTGGGTGCAAAGAGATCCCCAAGAATGGGATCACAAAACAGCTTGAGCAATCCAGTTCTCTCCCACCTAATGTCCCTGGGAATTTGACTATATATCCAGATTTTATTTGGTCAACAATTTGCTCCTCATCACCTGTTCCCACACCATTCTTGGATTTCAGTGTCTCTTGGCAGCCCATGTTAGCTCCTGTTTCACAAGGACCCTGTCCATGTGGcactttccctctctttccacCCACACTCTCTTTGTCCTTACACAGTCTGCTCCTATGAGGATTCCTTTCCCTTTAACCTCAAACACATTCCATGTTGGAATGCTGTTCAGTTCCCAAGCAAAGGTGTCCAGAACTGCTTGGGAAGCTCCCGgacatccagcctggcctgagCAGGCAAACCTGGAGAGCCTCAGATTCCCAGGGTGACCATGACAAGGGCGTCTTGGAATGAAGaggacagggtttttttctccagctgttctccaaatctttatttttcctgtctctctgtAGGTAAATGCTGTGGTTCCAGACCACGTGTTGCTGTGTTGGTTGCTGTACTGGTTGTGACAATCCTCCTACTGGTCCTGGCAGAGTGTCTGGTACACAGTTGTAAGTGTTGCTATAAATGTAATTACAGCAATTAATATGTGACTCTCACTCTCTGAGTGATGTCCAGGCCATGACATCCAAAGCCAGTGTCAGGACAGTTTGAAGGCAAAGGAGAGCAGTTTTCAGCCAACCATGTCTGCAAAAGGAAATCCATAAGAGAGAAAACTGGTTCAGAAGTTTAAAATTCCAAAAgataaaaaagccaaaacccaaCTGAAGAACTGGCAATGTTCAAACACTAAAGACTTTATTATACAAATATCTTGACAAGTCAAGATTAGAAAATGCTGATTAGCATTGTGATTGATATTCATGACAGTATTTCAAAACAATGATATTGTATCATGTCATCAAGATGGGACACTAAACGTCTTTAAATAATTACGATTAAAAGCTCATTTGAAAGAGGCAGCTGAGTCACACCTTAAAGGAGTTCATTGGCACCTTACTCACATAAAAGCCTTGTGCTCAGTCTCTGCCCAGGTATCGTTGAGCTCATAACAATCTTTGAGATACTTacaaacacatattttttaggaaaaaagtattctcatttccaaggggaaaaaaaagagccacATGATACATCCTCTGAATGTTTTCAaggcataatttttaaatttcagatgtGGTTGCTTGTTCCTCTCCATCCTTTGATAGCTGAGCAAGCCTGAGAGGCTCCCACAACCAATCACACTCAAGCTCCAAAGTTTGCCATCTACTCAGAGATGCACAAGGAGAAGACATGTCCAAACCTTGGATCCATAGGACTCAAAAACAGGGTTAGGGTGGGCAATTGGCTTTCCTTCTTATGAGACAAATGGTAATGGGCAGATGTCTGGTAATGCTCTGAAAGGAGTCCTTACACTTTGATTGAGGTCTGACTTTAGATATGGTTACTTTCTGTGGATTCAGTACTGTAGCAATGACCTGAAAAACTATTCCTAGGAAACTTCAGCTTTTGATCAAACTTGAAAGTAtaaatcaatttatttttttaatgcaatagGACACATGCTTTGCCTCTGCTCCAAAAGAGCAACAGTTGTCATATTGAGTGGTTTATGctaagttttaattttgcatgaTATTTCtatatggttttgttttgccaaATACACAACAATGGCTCTGCTCTCTACTTACTGtggttctgtgtgtgctgtgcagcacagtCACCACTGCCCTGCAAAGGGAGGGCACTTTGGGTTCAGGGAAAGAGTTTGGCTCTTTGGAAATCTGCTCTGTACTAGTAAATACTGTTTGGAGTTTTCTTCCATAGATGAGCAAAAGGTAGAATTGCCATTCAGTATTGGGTGATGGGAGTGCCAAAGAGGTCCAGGAGAGCTCTGGCAGTGGATGGCAAAATGGTCCTTCATTCCAAGCAAAGATTGTGTTCTCATTTCCAGACTATCCAACTGCAAGAAGCCAGCAGCAATCAACAGCattgtcccccagccctgaggaggCACTAGGTAGGTAACCCTCTGTCCTTTCAAAGGCACTTCCCAGCAGCCCGTGGGATTGCCTGGGaagggaggcagcacaggggctgtgtctGCATTGTGTTCAGAAgtcaaacaaacacacaaaccctctgccctctcaggaATCAAATCCTGATCCTGGACACTCACGGGATGAGCTCCTGAGGGCAGAGATGATTCCCTTTTGCATCTCCTTCAGCAGCAGTGTTGGGTCAGCTCTGCATTGCTGTCTCCCAGAGAAGAGCTGATGActgtgctggcagtgcagagcagtTTGAGGCAGGGGAAGGGCCAGCAAGAACATCCCTCTGgtatcccagccctgcagtgagcaggatGGATCAATTGCCTCCACTGCTTTGCCAGTGGCCCGGCATTGCTGGCATCTCAACTCAGGGCCATTCCCTTTGGCTGTTTAGGAACTGCTGGATCACCAAGGACAGTGTCTCCTGCAGGCCCTGTGTCCCTGAATCCCATCACCCTTTCCAGGTCCCATTCTCTGTTCCTCCTGGGCCCTGCCTGGCAATGGAGAGAAATGttcagtcttttaaaaatataactatTGTTGTGTTTCCATGAGGTAAGGCAGTCCtttgaaaatggaaagctgCTTTTAGGCTGCTTGTATCTCCTGAGCAAAGATTGACAAGGCTGGATAATGTTCTCTGTGGTGCTCCCTCTCTGCTTCATGCCTGGTGACTCTTGGGCTGGGATCACCTCCAGAGGCTATTGGGGCTCTCTGGTGGTCTGGTGACAATTCTAAGCAGGACCACTCATGTATTTCTCTGTCTCTAATTTACCTCTGTTCTCTAATGGGATTCTTTTGTTAGTGTGCCCATGGATTTTCCCACACCTGTTCTTCCCTTCTGCAGGCTGCCCTCCACAATGGAAAATACATGGGAAAAAATGCTACTTCTTTAatccaaagaagaaaaaaaaggactggAATGCATCCCGTGCAGAATGTACTACCATGGGTGCAGACCTGGTCATCATTGATAACAAGGATGAACTGGTGAGATCCAAATCCCTGGGGCTGTTCCAGGATtgcctgagctgcaggacaAAGGCCTGAGCAGTTCCCCTTCtgtgtgctcctgctgcctgtctTTGGGGTCTCCAATGTGCTGCTAGCCATAAACACCCCCAACTCAGGGTGGGAGCAAACCCCTGCAGAGCAAGATGCATCCTAGGGGTTGGGGTCTTTTCCTTAGAAGGTTCTCACCCCTGGTAGTTCTCATGGGAAGGAGCATCCTCTCTGCCAGATTACTTGTGTTTATAGAGATTTAGCAGAAGACATGGAAGTTGAACAGATACTTACTTGTAAAAGCCATTGCTTTGgcaaaaagatgaaaaagcttTCCCATCACAGACAGAACAGAAAAGTGTCTCCAGGTATCAAGGTCCTCCTTTGGAAACTACAATGTACAGTTTTAATGGTACCAGAGGTATTTATTGGTTTTATTCATAAGAAGCTGCAGGGGAAGAGATGATCTTAAACACAAAAGGAACATTTCAGGCTCTGCAACTGTGGGCAGAGGCGGCGTGGCCGGGGCTCAcctgtgctctctgtgctggctgTTTAGAACTCAGCTTTCTGTGCCTCTGGGGAAGAAAATGTCTATTTAATCTATTGCTGTTGTTGGCTTCCTTTCAAGGATTACCTTATGGAACAATCAGGATATAGATACTATTTCCTTGGTCTCACATACTCGGAAAGGGAGCAGAAGTGGAAGTGGATGAACAACGTGGAACACGACCCAGCACTGTAAGCTCATTGCAGCACTCACTGCCAGGCCAGGTCTGCAAACAGGAAACACCCAAACCCAGAGCAGAGTTGAGAGCACAAGTGACATtggggactgggactgggattCCTTGAGATCCAGGGGCTTCAACACATCCCTGTGACAAGGAAAAGGAGCCTTCAAGTCCCCTGGGAAGACAGACAGGTGCCAGCAGGATGGCAGGAGAGGACACAAGTGTAGTtgtggtggggagggaaggcTCTGACTAGATGGCTTgtgtggggaaaggaaggatAGAGGAGGCAGGGACAAGGCAGGGTGATGTCAGTGCCACTGGATGGAGGTGCCCAAAGCAGGGGAAGGTGTCTGGATGGGAAAGCTTTGCCCATGTACTTTTGTGGAGAtatggggaagaaaagcaaagaatggGAGGGAGACTCCAAGAGGGCAGTTTGTACAGCCACTGACAATAACAGAGCttggcagcagggccaggggccTCTGTGCCTTCCACTGCATCCCATCTAGCTGTGCCAGGAGTGCAACTAAAGCTGGACTTTCCCTCTCCAGGTTTAAGATAAAGAATAGTGACTATCGTGACTATCACTGCACTGCTATTGGACATGGCGATGTAGCAACTGCACTTTGTGGTGGATCCAGAACAACTCAAAATATGTGTGAAAAACGGGCAACTATCTCAGAAAGTCGGCTAAAAAGAAGAGATCCAAACAGGAATGTTATCCCCAGCTTGCTGTAGGAAACATGGATGGGCTTGTTCTCATTCATCTGTAGCTGCCCAAACATTCAGCCAAGGGGACTCCTCCAGCCTCCCTCCAGACACCCTGCCAAGCCCAGCACATTCTCTCCCAAGGTGGGAGATTCACACCAGATGGATCCCGCTCTCCAGGAAACTGCATTTGCACCAAGTGGGGGTCTGGGACTTGCTTCTCCCACAGGTCTCTCTTTCAGGCAgccactgccaggggacaggagcccagcctgggcacagctACAATCCCAAACACATCCTGTCTCTCACTCacacatccctccctccccatgtgttcccagccctgcctgtgcacaGGGAGCCCCTTGCCAGCTTTGCCATGCcctaccctgccctgccctgcagccaccaGGGAAGGGGAACACCTACTTGTGGTTTGgatcctgccctgtcccacagaCAGGATTGACACCATAAAGtccaatgtgtgtgtgtataaaccTTCCTGTGGACAGGACTGTCTGTGAAACAGCCACACGGGACACCAGACCCTGTAAGGCTGACCTGGGAATCACCACAAGAGGAATGATCCTCCAGCACAACTCTGGGCAGAAAATGCCCCCTGGGCCTGTGCAGGTCAGGGAAGGTGTCTCTCAGCTTGAGGAGATGCTGGGGAAGGGCACAggatgcagagcagcagagcccagcactgcctgagaCACAGTCACAACAGGAGCTCAGctggacagaaagcacaatgaACCCCACAGGTACCTGAGAAGCTGCTGAGAAGTAAGATCTTGACAACACAGTGCCCTGTCCTGTTTTTCTTGAAGAATGAGCAAAGCAGAACATCATGTCTGGAGGTGTTTCCTGTTCAGACAACCTGGAGCCAAAGCCAGGAACAggtggcagcaggaaaacagagctGTGATCAGCAAACAGGGAATGTCACCAAGGCTTTTCCAATATGCTTTGCAGGCTCTAACACCCCTGGGCTTTTGGGACTCCAAGGATTGTCCCTCTTACTGTCTCCTTTGAGGCACAATTCCTAACTAAAGTGATGTCGTTCCTGACTCTCCTCCATCAGCAGGATGGAGAAAGCTCTGTGAAGTCCTTGATGAAGTGACAGTCATGGCCTGGGTTCTCTctcaataaaaaataaaggttttaaattcagttttaaattcATAATGTTCTGTCCAAAGGCAGTGAAAACAGATTCATACAGGAAAAACTGTCTTTCTCattggaaaacacattttgatgTCCCTCAGACAAGCAAtccccctcactgcccccaTTCACCAAGGTCCTTCAGAAACAGATCTACTGTTCCTTCTCTCACTTTTGATCCCCAAAGTGCAAAGCAAGAACATGGTGCTGCAACAGAATAATCCGtgtcagaaaaagaagcctACACTAGTATTTCAGAGGGAATATGACATGGAGAGCTCTTTGCTTGCACTCAGGCCACAGGAGGGAGGGCCAGAGCTCCCTCTGTGGGTGCAACTGAGGGTTGCCCTTCTATTTTCATCTTCCAGCTTCTACAGGTCATCCCCTTTGCTTCATGGGTCCTCCTGAAGGCAAGGGGCAGGGAAACAGCTCTATcctgggagccacaggactTCTCTTGGAGCCTTCAGCAAGCAGCAGacccaggcagctctgcatcAGAAGGAACAGAAAGGAGGAAGCTGCTTTGGGACATTTGTGAACCTACAGGAAGTCCATGAAACCCAGAAAGCCACAGGATGTGAAATGCTGCTGACATGGAACTCCCTAATAAAGGGAGAAGTTTGATTGAAGGGGAGtttatttcctcttcctctgtgtttttcttggtCGCAAAGTAACCTTCTCtgattttggttttaaacaaaCTTTATGTTGACAGCTTGGGACTCTTTGATTAATTTTGGCATGTGAACtggaaggaaaggctgaaacATTTCCCTCTCACTCCACCTTGCTCAGGGTCTCATCCTTATTCCAAGGACAGGGAATCCCCAAGCAATCCAAACTCAAACTCTTGGTGCCTCTGTGGCTGGTGCCCACAGGGAATCACAAGGCTGGTTTTAATTCTTGCTGCACTTGGGCAATGGGCTGACACTGTCTGGGACAGGCCCGGCTCAGAGGGGCACATCCTGGCTCGGGGACAGGCTCCATCAGTGACCTTTCCAAGGAGAACCTGTGACAGAGGGACACCTCCCAAGAGCTGTTCTTCAGGGCTCATCCTGTTTTCATGGACCTAAATCCCACGGTGTTTTTAGAGAAAGGTGCAATTCAGTGGATTAACTGTGTTATGCTTCCCAGggccctctgtgctgcccaggtACATCCTGCTGctcaccctgagctgctgcccaccaGCTCGTCAGCCTGGGCActgcatttctcctgccagGTCGTCTGCCCTGGGCAAAAACCCCATACAAATCTGGCATTTTCCATT from Pithys albifrons albifrons isolate INPA30051 chromosome 3, PitAlb_v1, whole genome shotgun sequence includes these protein-coding regions:
- the LOC139669345 gene encoding C-type lectin domain family 5 member A-like, whose amino-acid sequence is MAENIIYADLNLPESATPRVQQVSDVPGSTYAELKLKSRDTNDAKGHTSAGKCCGSRPRVAVLVAVLVVTILLLVLAECLVHSYYPTARSQQQSTALSPSPEEALGCPPQWKIHGKKCYFFNPKKKKKDWNASRAECTTMGADLVIIDNKDELDYLMEQSGYRYYFLGLTYSEREQKWKWMNNVEHDPALFKIKNSDYRDYHCTAIGHGDVATALCGGSRTTQNMCEKRATISESRLKRRDPNRNVIPSLL